From one Leifsonia sp. Root1293 genomic stretch:
- a CDS encoding ABC transporter permease: MTGLGILLRQRLRRDRVQLLVWVLGFAALASVGHAAVAQSYGTAKDRAGVIVLLEQTPSVLVLRGTPQGTQSDAFQFMLLFAFLGVLIGLMATFLAVRHTRGDEEQGRAELVESTPAGRITPLIATALEGVIAIAVVGLVNTGGFLLYGADAGGAALAGLALAGVGFCFLGIGLLAAQVMRTSRGANGLAAAVVAAAYMVRGIGDATGTVDADDQLSMTAGWVSWLSPIGWGQRTSPFSDPAVWPALLGLALGALAFAGALALRSSRDIDSSLIGERPGRAHARASLAGPTALVWRQLRNPTLGWLVAAALFGLLVGSLSVTLTGNAPADVKENLGDTIGSIAGPNAHGDLVDVFIVAMFSVIGAIAAVCAVQSVARARHDEATGTAEIVLSTAVSRLRWFVAYLVIAVISTVLVVGVAVLNAIVGSAASGAPSGTVDTIASAALAQLPAVFLLLAVVALVFALVPRLTIGLGWTLLLLAIFIGQFGGLFGLPDWARDISPFSHTPIVTEANADWGPAWLMLGLAVVVGAASVLLVRRRDVALGG; the protein is encoded by the coding sequence ATGACCGGCCTCGGCATCCTGCTGAGGCAGCGCCTTCGTCGCGACCGCGTGCAGCTGCTCGTCTGGGTGCTGGGGTTCGCCGCCCTGGCCTCGGTCGGGCATGCCGCCGTCGCGCAGAGCTACGGCACGGCGAAGGACCGCGCCGGGGTCATCGTGCTGCTCGAGCAGACGCCGAGCGTGCTCGTTCTGCGCGGGACCCCGCAGGGAACGCAGTCCGATGCCTTCCAGTTCATGCTGTTGTTCGCGTTCCTCGGCGTGTTGATCGGCCTCATGGCCACCTTCCTCGCTGTGCGGCACACCCGCGGCGATGAGGAGCAGGGCCGTGCCGAGCTCGTCGAGTCGACGCCGGCCGGGCGCATCACGCCCCTCATCGCCACGGCGCTCGAGGGCGTCATCGCGATCGCCGTGGTCGGCCTCGTGAACACGGGCGGATTCCTGCTGTACGGGGCGGATGCCGGAGGGGCCGCGCTCGCCGGCCTCGCTCTGGCCGGTGTCGGATTCTGCTTCCTCGGCATCGGCCTGTTGGCGGCTCAGGTGATGCGCACCTCGCGGGGCGCGAACGGTCTGGCCGCTGCCGTCGTTGCCGCCGCGTACATGGTGAGGGGTATCGGCGACGCGACGGGGACGGTCGACGCGGACGACCAGCTCAGCATGACCGCCGGCTGGGTGAGTTGGCTCTCGCCCATCGGGTGGGGCCAGCGAACCAGCCCGTTCTCCGATCCGGCCGTGTGGCCTGCGCTGCTCGGTCTGGCGCTCGGAGCACTCGCGTTCGCAGGCGCGCTGGCGCTGCGATCGAGTCGCGACATCGACTCCAGCCTCATCGGTGAACGGCCGGGTCGAGCGCACGCCCGCGCCTCCCTCGCCGGGCCCACCGCTCTCGTCTGGCGGCAACTGCGCAACCCGACCCTCGGCTGGCTGGTCGCCGCAGCGCTGTTCGGGCTGCTGGTCGGCAGCCTCAGCGTGACCTTGACCGGGAATGCGCCGGCCGATGTGAAGGAGAACCTGGGCGACACCATCGGCAGCATCGCCGGGCCGAACGCGCACGGTGATCTCGTCGACGTGTTCATCGTCGCGATGTTCTCGGTGATCGGGGCCATCGCGGCCGTCTGCGCCGTGCAGTCGGTGGCGCGGGCGCGGCACGACGAGGCCACAGGCACGGCTGAGATCGTGCTCTCCACCGCGGTGTCCCGCCTCCGCTGGTTCGTCGCCTATCTCGTCATCGCCGTCATCTCGACCGTGCTGGTCGTCGGGGTCGCCGTGCTCAATGCCATCGTGGGGTCGGCCGCATCCGGAGCGCCATCGGGCACTGTCGACACCATCGCGTCGGCGGCACTGGCTCAGCTGCCGGCGGTGTTCCTGCTGCTCGCCGTGGTCGCACTGGTGTTCGCCCTCGTGCCACGTCTGACCATCGGATTGGGATGGACCCTCCTGCTGCTCGCGATCTTCATCGGCCAGTTCGGCGGCCTCTTCGGCCTGCCCGACTGGGCCCGTGACATTTCGCCCTTCAGCCACACCCCCATCGTGACCGAGGCGAACGCCGACTGGGGTCCCGCCTGGCTGATGCTGGGCCTGGCCGTCGTCGTGGGCGCGGCATCGGTTCTGCTCGTGCGTCGACGCGATGTCGCGCTCGGTGGATGA
- a CDS encoding YccF domain-containing protein, whose translation MRLLLNIIWLVLSGFWLFLGYVAAGVICCILIVTIPFGIASFRIALYALWPFGRTVVATPTSGALSFIGNVIWFVVAGLWLAIAHVVSAAALAITIIGIPFAWANLKMIPVSLAPLGKQIIDQP comes from the coding sequence ATGCGACTGCTGCTGAACATCATCTGGCTCGTGCTCTCGGGCTTCTGGCTGTTCCTGGGTTACGTCGCGGCCGGTGTCATCTGCTGCATCCTGATCGTGACGATCCCGTTCGGCATCGCGTCGTTCCGCATCGCGCTCTACGCGCTCTGGCCGTTCGGCCGCACCGTGGTGGCGACCCCCACCTCGGGCGCTCTCTCGTTCATCGGCAACGTCATCTGGTTCGTCGTCGCCGGACTGTGGCTCGCCATCGCGCACGTCGTGTCGGCGGCGGCACTGGCCATCACGATCATCGGAATCCCGTTCGCCTGGGCGAACCTCAAGATGATTCCGGTCTCGCTGGCGCCCCTCGGCAAGCAGATCATCGACCAGCCGTAG
- a CDS encoding ABC transporter ATP-binding protein: protein MNTVVDITGLRKDFGRITALDGLDLSVAAGEVHGFLGPNGAGKSTTIRILLGLMRSSGGTATIFGRDPWSDAVALHRRIAYVPGDVSLWPGLSGGEAIDLITRLRGGMRDGKAYAARRAHLAEVFQFDPTKKGRTYSKGNRQKVALIAALATPADLYIFDEPTSGLDPLMEAVFRDEVASVLGEGATVLLSSHILSEVEHLCDRVSIIRAGRTVETGTLAELRHLTRTEVSFASAGQDASIFVGIPGAHDLVVDGARVKFTADSDALAPVLEALAARRVGGLTINPPSLEELFLRHYHDDISTDAAAETDGVGR from the coding sequence ATGAACACCGTCGTCGACATCACCGGCCTGCGCAAGGACTTCGGCCGCATCACGGCTCTCGACGGCCTCGACCTCAGCGTCGCCGCCGGCGAGGTGCACGGCTTCCTCGGCCCAAACGGGGCCGGCAAGTCGACCACCATCCGCATCCTTCTCGGACTCATGCGCTCGTCGGGAGGCACCGCCACCATCTTCGGCAGGGATCCATGGTCGGATGCCGTCGCCCTGCACCGGCGCATCGCCTACGTGCCGGGGGATGTCAGCCTCTGGCCCGGACTCAGCGGGGGCGAGGCCATCGACCTCATCACGCGCCTCCGCGGCGGAATGCGCGACGGGAAGGCCTACGCCGCCCGACGCGCCCACCTGGCCGAGGTCTTCCAGTTCGACCCGACGAAGAAGGGCCGCACCTACTCGAAGGGCAATCGGCAGAAGGTCGCCCTGATCGCAGCTCTCGCCACCCCGGCCGACCTCTACATCTTCGACGAACCGACCTCGGGCCTCGACCCGCTCATGGAGGCGGTCTTCCGCGACGAGGTCGCCTCGGTCCTCGGCGAGGGCGCGACGGTGCTGCTGTCGAGCCACATCCTCAGCGAGGTCGAGCACCTGTGCGACAGGGTGAGCATCATCCGCGCCGGGCGCACGGTCGAGACCGGCACTCTCGCAGAGCTGCGTCATCTCACTCGCACGGAGGTCTCGTTCGCGAGCGCCGGACAGGACGCGAGCATCTTCGTCGGCATCCCCGGTGCCCACGATCTCGTGGTCGACGGCGCGAGGGTGAAGTTCACCGCGGACTCCGATGCGCTCGCACCAGTGCTCGAGGCGCTCGCCGCACGGCGGGTCGGCGGCCTCACCATCAACCCGCCCAGCCTTGAGGAGCTGTTCCTGCGGCACTACCACGACGACATCTCGACGGATGCGGCCGCGGAAACGGACGGAGTCGGACGATGA
- a CDS encoding GNAT family N-acetyltransferase, which yields MTLAFSIRPTVADDWEQVRAIRLEMLADTPLAYAETRAHALDQPESEWRMRGARGQTDRGTSLVAIDQGGRWIGAMAGYLPDAEGDADDPVPLLVGVYVAPDVRGREFGVTDALLAGIEDWARTHGDTLALHVHEDNARAIAAYRSRGFELTDVTVPYNLDPAKLELEMIKRLGS from the coding sequence ATGACCCTGGCATTCAGCATCCGTCCGACCGTCGCCGACGACTGGGAGCAGGTGCGGGCGATCCGTCTGGAGATGCTCGCAGACACTCCGCTCGCCTACGCCGAGACGCGCGCGCATGCTCTCGACCAGCCGGAGTCCGAGTGGCGCATGCGCGGAGCACGCGGCCAGACCGATCGGGGAACGTCGCTGGTCGCGATCGACCAGGGCGGCCGATGGATCGGGGCCATGGCGGGCTACCTTCCGGATGCCGAGGGCGATGCCGACGACCCGGTCCCGCTGCTGGTCGGCGTCTACGTCGCCCCGGACGTGCGCGGACGCGAGTTCGGCGTGACCGATGCGCTCCTCGCCGGCATCGAGGACTGGGCGCGCACCCACGGCGACACCCTCGCCCTGCACGTGCACGAGGACAACGCGCGCGCCATCGCCGCCTACAGGAGCCGGGGCTTCGAGCTCACCGACGTGACAGTGCCCTACAACCTCGACCCGGCGAAACTCGAACTCGAGATGATCAAGCGGCTGGGGAGCTGA
- a CDS encoding GbsR/MarR family transcriptional regulator, whose amino-acid sequence MARDEKGVNDFVEQSAAAMTAAGFPRMPARVLMALMVAENSGLTAQELGDRLGASAAAISGAVRYLQTVRMIRRVSQPGSRRDLYELPEDSWYTASIGKNSLYDLIEQLAAKAVVAIDDPASAASRRVQEMSDFFVFIQRRLPEVLEEWEAERRR is encoded by the coding sequence ATGGCACGGGACGAGAAGGGCGTGAACGACTTCGTCGAGCAGTCGGCGGCCGCCATGACCGCCGCCGGCTTCCCGCGCATGCCTGCGCGCGTGCTCATGGCGCTGATGGTGGCCGAGAACTCCGGTCTCACGGCGCAGGAACTGGGTGATCGCCTCGGTGCCAGTGCCGCCGCGATCTCCGGCGCCGTGCGCTACCTGCAGACCGTGCGCATGATCCGCCGCGTCTCGCAGCCCGGCTCACGGCGCGACCTCTACGAACTGCCCGAGGACTCCTGGTACACGGCCTCCATCGGCAAGAACTCGCTCTACGACCTGATCGAACAGCTGGCTGCCAAGGCCGTCGTCGCGATCGACGACCCGGCATCCGCCGCCTCCAGGCGCGTGCAGGAGATGAGCGACTTCTTCGTCTTCATCCAACGGCGCCTGCCCGAGGTGCTCGAGGAGTGGGAGGCGGAACGCCGACGGTGA